A single genomic interval of Labrus bergylta chromosome 18, fLabBer1.1, whole genome shotgun sequence harbors:
- the LOC109997973 gene encoding uncharacterized protein C14orf132, whose product MDLSFMAAQIPVMTGAFMDSSPNDDYSGEHSLFNSSASVNAAVSAASVHGQPDESQSMSSDAIWLWIAIIATIGNIVVVGIVYACTF is encoded by the coding sequence ATCCCTGTTATGACGGGAGCCTTCATGGACTCGTCACCCAATGACGACTACAGCGGCGAACACTCCCTCTTCAACTCCTCGGCCAGCGTCAACGCCGCCGTCTCGGCCGCGTCAGTACACGGACAGCCGGATGAGTCGCAGTCCATGTCCAGCGATGCCATCTGGCTGTGGATTGCCATAATCGCCACTATCGGAAACATTGTTGTGGTTGGGATTGTCTACGCTTGCACTTTCTGA